One Candidatus Kapaibacterium sp. genomic window carries:
- a CDS encoding MBL fold metallo-hydrolase, which produces MKIGKFELKSLDTGLFALDGGAMFGVIPKNLWSKKYNQGDEFNRIPLASRPLVITFDDKKILVDNGNGTKYDDKFVSMYNIDLEKSEIRNTLTQSTGIKAEEITDVILTHLHFDHCGGSTEMVNGEAQPVFGNAKYYVQKKHLEWAKSPSVKDRASFMPENYQPLINENVLEFTDGEGEIFPGISVIPIHGHTSFMQMIKITDGGETLLYCADLAPTTAHLGIAYGMGYDNFPLTTIEEKKKYFTQAAEENWIIFFEHDAFTQAVRIENGPKGFVVREKVQGF; this is translated from the coding sequence TTGAAAATAGGCAAATTTGAATTAAAGTCACTTGATACTGGCTTGTTTGCATTAGATGGCGGGGCTATGTTCGGAGTGATACCAAAAAATCTTTGGTCTAAGAAATACAATCAGGGCGACGAGTTCAACCGCATTCCACTCGCATCGCGCCCTTTAGTCATCACTTTTGACGATAAAAAAATATTAGTTGACAACGGCAACGGAACAAAATATGACGATAAGTTCGTTTCGATGTACAACATTGACCTTGAAAAATCCGAGATTCGCAACACACTGACCCAATCCACAGGCATTAAAGCCGAAGAAATCACCGATGTAATTCTGACTCATTTGCACTTCGACCATTGCGGTGGTTCGACTGAAATGGTAAATGGTGAGGCTCAACCAGTATTCGGCAATGCCAAATATTATGTTCAGAAAAAGCATCTCGAATGGGCAAAATCACCTTCGGTTAAAGATAGAGCTTCGTTCATGCCAGAAAATTACCAACCCTTAATAAATGAAAATGTCTTGGAATTTACTGACGGTGAAGGAGAAATTTTCCCCGGTATCAGCGTAATACCAATTCATGGGCATACAAGTTTTATGCAAATGATAAAGATTACCGATGGGGGCGAGACCTTGCTCTATTGTGCCGACTTAGCTCCTACAACGGCTCATTTGGGAATTGCATACGGAATGGGCTACGATAATTTCCCGCTTACGACAATCGAGGAAAAGAAGAAATACTTCACTCAAGCGGCTGAGGAAAATTGGATTATTTTTTTCGAGCATGACGCATTCACTCAAGCGGTCAGAATCGAAAACGGACCCAAAGGATTCGTTGTCAGAGAAAAAGTGCAAGGATTTTGA
- a CDS encoding T9SS type A sorting domain-containing protein, with protein sequence MKISMYAPKAIIAIALSLVLTLTLNSQERPQINLNSSQNEMNTDLNVGFITFDFDLSQQNFLQLYTEHYEFDYYVPNNKGISITLEEIEFELLYDKDYTFLEDVYNKFYEMNSQQSGVHFDFSRIDFTDFYKTKSIDEFEKLLEKSKTEFNLANIDFASFMKNGFDESKFGVYNIFAFNLNDQDFKHLYCTAFDKALVATKGEFKLCREMIEDAIKSQFSSEQLAMVEKFSQIENDTEKVYLRVSPNPVSSVANIFYEVETISQIVIRVYSCVGYEEAVIVNEYSAPGSKQVSFNVSSLSNGVYVLQMIMDSRAFSTRLIVAN encoded by the coding sequence ATGAAAATCTCTATGTATGCACCCAAAGCTATAATCGCAATAGCACTTAGCTTAGTTCTGACATTGACACTAAACAGCCAAGAGCGACCACAAATCAACTTAAATTCTTCACAGAATGAGATGAATACTGATTTGAACGTTGGTTTCATCACTTTCGATTTTGACTTGTCCCAACAAAATTTCCTACAATTATACACCGAACATTACGAATTTGACTACTACGTCCCGAACAATAAAGGAATTTCAATTACACTTGAAGAGATAGAATTCGAGCTGCTATACGACAAAGACTACACTTTTCTCGAAGACGTTTATAATAAGTTCTATGAAATGAATTCGCAGCAGAGCGGGGTTCATTTTGACTTTTCGCGAATTGACTTTACCGATTTTTACAAGACCAAAAGCATTGATGAATTTGAAAAGCTGCTCGAGAAGTCAAAAACGGAATTCAATCTTGCGAACATTGACTTTGCATCCTTCATGAAAAACGGATTCGACGAAAGCAAATTTGGTGTTTATAATATCTTTGCTTTCAATCTCAACGACCAAGACTTCAAACATTTGTATTGCACTGCTTTCGATAAGGCTTTAGTAGCCACAAAAGGTGAATTCAAACTTTGCAGAGAGATGATTGAAGATGCAATCAAATCACAATTCTCGTCAGAGCAATTGGCGATGGTCGAAAAATTTTCGCAAATCGAAAACGATACAGAGAAGGTTTACCTGAGAGTCAGCCCTAATCCTGTTTCTTCGGTTGCAAATATTTTTTATGAAGTTGAAACAATATCTCAAATCGTTATTCGTGTTTATTCATGTGTTGGTTATGAGGAGGCTGTAATAGTAAATGAGTATTCAGCTCCGGGCTCAAAACAAGTGAGTTTTAACGTATCGAGTTTAAGTAACGGCGTTTATGTGTTGCAAATGATTATGGATTCGAGGGCTTTCAGCACTAGACTTATAGTAGCTAATTAA
- a CDS encoding peptidylprolyl isomerase — translation MGTLQNIRRMSPYVFGVFAVLLVAFFTIGDPTVIEGVRGTTGDPTTQVIATVNGTPIYYLEYEQRIKDEEENAKREAEKSGQTSDANAIRQRVWQALVDEALLEQQIKNFGIMITDNQIREQLIDNPPDFLKQMFSDSAGNFMRATYLELVTKPENYVNYMGGDPTQIPVAEKELAVSNFRKDLFRIQKYVEQVLKQEELTAAVATSSSIISSEYARMKFVQENSTADVRFFPLTIRDLPQQAMEAKKEEIEEYYNKNKKLYKQKPQRKIKYIVMPLVPSTEDSARSERRAKNVSDELMAAGTDAAKDSIFDIKLSEYNGTTHNYLMVEEIDPQVYGILSILKPGQVAGPINRPDGTYFLRVDDVRSGENEVVKASHILINFDNNKDSARAEANRILRDARSNPNNFAILAMQYSKDPGSGQRGGDLGFFGKGRMVPEFEAAAFAAKVGDIVGPVESQFGFHIIKVDDKRSEELKYSELRLSPTLSTATKSQLFRDAHSIKSQVQDGLSFDTVAVRLGLEVKESQYFEANIPVLGSKRLSDISFSEEVGFVIEPVEMERYGVVLAQVADAKEIGIKALDDVREEISRKIIKKKQLDMLAEQIAPYFDRIKALGGLQAAAEQDTELAGKIQTLSAFNNTPTVPGFGQDAAFAATVFNSETNKLIGPFRGENGYYIISVENVTKPTDEEITAAMKEYKAELQVATKGAVFFQWFQKVKEDAKIVDSRSKFYPEY, via the coding sequence ATGGGAACGTTACAAAACATAAGAAGAATGTCGCCGTATGTATTTGGAGTTTTTGCGGTTTTACTGGTTGCCTTTTTTACTATCGGTGACCCTACAGTAATTGAAGGTGTCAGAGGTACAACCGGTGATCCGACAACTCAAGTAATTGCAACAGTAAACGGGACACCAATTTATTACCTTGAGTATGAACAGAGAATCAAAGACGAGGAAGAAAATGCAAAGCGTGAAGCCGAAAAATCAGGTCAAACGTCAGATGCAAATGCTATCCGCCAACGTGTTTGGCAAGCTTTGGTTGATGAAGCTCTACTCGAACAACAAATCAAGAATTTCGGTATAATGATTACCGATAATCAAATAAGAGAGCAATTGATAGACAATCCGCCCGATTTCCTAAAGCAAATGTTTTCGGATAGTGCCGGCAACTTCATGCGTGCTACATATCTTGAACTGGTTACCAAACCTGAAAATTATGTTAATTATATGGGTGGCGACCCAACTCAAATTCCGGTTGCTGAAAAAGAATTAGCAGTAAGCAATTTCCGTAAAGATTTGTTCCGTATCCAAAAATACGTTGAGCAAGTTTTGAAACAAGAAGAATTGACGGCTGCAGTAGCAACAAGTAGTTCAATTATTTCTTCGGAATATGCACGTATGAAATTCGTCCAAGAAAACAGTACTGCAGATGTGAGATTTTTTCCATTGACAATCAGAGATTTGCCCCAACAAGCTATGGAAGCCAAAAAAGAGGAAATCGAAGAGTATTATAACAAGAACAAAAAATTATACAAACAGAAACCACAACGCAAAATTAAATATATTGTGATGCCTTTAGTACCTTCGACTGAGGATTCGGCTCGTTCGGAACGCAGAGCTAAAAACGTATCTGATGAATTGATGGCAGCCGGAACTGATGCCGCAAAAGATAGCATATTCGATATTAAATTGAGCGAGTATAATGGTACGACTCACAACTATTTGATGGTCGAAGAAATTGACCCGCAAGTTTATGGCATATTGAGCATACTCAAACCCGGTCAAGTAGCCGGTCCGATTAATCGCCCCGATGGAACTTACTTCTTAAGAGTAGATGATGTCCGAAGTGGCGAAAACGAAGTGGTCAAAGCAAGTCATATTCTGATAAATTTTGACAATAACAAAGATAGTGCAAGAGCTGAAGCTAATCGCATATTGCGTGATGCGAGAAGCAATCCTAATAATTTTGCTATTCTTGCAATGCAATATTCAAAAGACCCGGGCTCCGGACAACGTGGCGGCGACCTTGGATTTTTCGGCAAAGGACGCATGGTGCCTGAGTTCGAAGCTGCTGCATTTGCTGCTAAAGTCGGAGATATTGTCGGTCCGGTCGAATCTCAGTTCGGATTTCATATAATCAAAGTTGACGATAAACGCTCAGAAGAACTCAAATATAGCGAGTTGAGATTGTCGCCAACATTGAGTACAGCCACGAAATCTCAGTTATTCCGTGACGCTCATTCAATCAAGAGCCAAGTTCAAGACGGTCTCTCCTTCGATACAGTAGCAGTAAGATTGGGATTGGAAGTGAAAGAAAGCCAATATTTTGAAGCCAACATTCCTGTGTTAGGCTCAAAACGCTTATCCGATATTTCTTTCTCTGAAGAGGTTGGCTTTGTAATCGAACCTGTCGAAATGGAAAGATACGGTGTTGTTTTGGCGCAAGTTGCTGATGCTAAGGAAATTGGCATCAAAGCTTTGGATGATGTCCGCGAAGAAATTTCACGCAAGATTATCAAAAAGAAACAATTAGACATGCTTGCCGAACAAATTGCTCCATATTTTGATAGAATTAAAGCACTCGGCGGGCTTCAAGCTGCTGCTGAACAAGATACAGAATTAGCCGGTAAAATTCAAACTTTGAGTGCTTTCAATAACACTCCTACTGTTCCCGGATTTGGTCAAGATGCGGCTTTTGCTGCAACAGTCTTTAATTCCGAAACTAACAAACTGATTGGTCCTTTCCGCGGCGAAAACGGCTATTATATTATATCAGTCGAAAATGTCACCAAGCCAACAGACGAAGAAATCACAGCGGCAATGAAAGAATACAAAGCTGAATTGCAAGTTGCCACAAAGGGTGCTGTATTTTTCCAATGGTTCCAAAAAGTGAAAGAAGACGCTAAAATTGTTGACAGTCGTAGCAAATTCTATCCCGAATATTAA
- a CDS encoding IS3 family transposase, whose product MEKHCSEYAVLRICRAIGVSTSGYYKYKQGKTSNRKNADKLINKEIKEIFEKSRQVYGSPRITQALRRKGIMIGKNKVARLMREQSLKSVVKRKFKATTNSNHSLPVAENQLKQNFTTISPNKVWASDITYIWTREGWLYLVVVIDIFTRQIISWRVDTRLSKAFVHSAIEKSITERKPKQGLIFHSDRGVQYASNEVRNLLENNHISQSMSRKGNCYDNAITETFFHTLKMELVYQTRFKTRSEAEMMIFEYIEVFYNRHRMHSSLNYLSPLEFEQQFFSNK is encoded by the coding sequence GTGGAAAAGCACTGCTCAGAATATGCAGTATTGAGAATATGCCGGGCAATAGGAGTATCAACGAGCGGGTACTATAAATACAAGCAAGGTAAAACAAGCAATCGAAAGAATGCAGACAAATTAATTAATAAAGAAATAAAGGAGATATTTGAAAAGAGCCGCCAAGTTTACGGGTCGCCCAGAATAACACAGGCATTGCGTCGTAAAGGCATCATGATAGGTAAGAACAAGGTTGCAAGACTGATGCGAGAGCAATCTTTAAAATCAGTCGTAAAGCGAAAATTTAAAGCAACTACCAATTCAAATCATAGTCTTCCGGTGGCTGAGAATCAATTAAAACAGAATTTTACAACAATAAGCCCAAATAAAGTATGGGCATCGGATATAACATATATCTGGACACGAGAAGGCTGGCTTTATCTAGTCGTTGTAATTGACATATTTACAAGACAGATAATCAGCTGGCGAGTTGACACAAGATTAAGCAAAGCGTTTGTACATTCTGCGATAGAAAAGTCAATCACGGAAAGGAAGCCCAAGCAAGGATTGATTTTTCACTCAGATAGAGGTGTGCAATACGCAAGCAACGAGGTACGCAATCTGCTTGAAAATAATCATATATCGCAAAGTATGAGTAGAAAAGGCAATTGTTATGACAATGCAATAACAGAAACATTTTTCCATACATTAAAAATGGAATTAGTTTACCAAACACGATTTAAAACAAGGAGTGAAGCTGAGATGATGATATTCGAGTATATTGAAGTGTTCTATAACAGACATAGGATGCATTCCAGTTTGAATTATTTATCTCCGCTAGAATTTGAACAACAATTTTTTAGTAACAAATAA
- a CDS encoding transposase — protein MEKVKRTYDKEFKINTVKLILSKQKRISELSRELGINENTLHLWKQRYLKDAEGAFPGKGHQSPIDSELTRLKRENRVLKEERDILKKALGIFSKE, from the coding sequence ATGGAAAAAGTAAAAAGAACATACGACAAAGAATTTAAAATAAATACTGTAAAACTGATATTAAGCAAACAAAAGCGAATATCGGAATTATCAAGAGAACTTGGTATAAACGAAAATACCTTGCATCTCTGGAAGCAACGGTATTTGAAAGATGCTGAAGGTGCATTCCCCGGTAAAGGACACCAAAGCCCTATAGATTCAGAGCTTACAAGGCTTAAGCGAGAGAATCGGGTTTTAAAAGAGGAGCGAGACATATTAAAAAAAGCACTCGGCATATTTTCAAAAGAATAG
- a CDS encoding carboxypeptidase regulatory-like domain-containing protein, which translates to MRKFYTLVLLACLYVTSCIDEPVVEAPIVADGKIVGYVHDNKTLEPLQNALVSSEPATESVLSDSEGYFYLGNASPGTYRIIATKEDYYLGNVSISVKSDKETRAYVKLTAKVDANNAPELPIIEFPASGALVYDDTTNIVWSCIDIDGDKLTYDVYCDTVNPPIYKVANRISKSEFHVENLKDSMKYYIRIVAYDIYDAMTESDVSHFTTRFRTQFDLNDVELYLSFNGHTLDQGKYLLQTAPHNIQFAQDRNGVEDGAVYFNGTSSKISIPSDLTNIGEDYTIMFWIFPDNSMGKTNKTDNNIFGKWGPIAPANASYVFYIYSTNTFYFRVCDGESYESHVKAPIPAKAIWTHIAIVSNKGRMVLYVNGNMISEIVSGNPQKSGLPLVIGASDDGSSYFRGRIDEFYMLSKPLDHVSIKKMMQY; encoded by the coding sequence ATGAGAAAATTTTATACACTCGTACTGCTGGCTTGTCTATATGTGACATCGTGTATTGATGAGCCTGTTGTTGAAGCACCGATAGTTGCTGATGGCAAGATTGTTGGGTATGTGCATGATAACAAAACTCTGGAACCGCTGCAAAATGCCTTAGTATCCTCGGAACCGGCAACAGAATCGGTTCTGTCTGATAGCGAAGGATATTTTTATCTGGGCAACGCCAGTCCCGGAACATATAGAATTATCGCGACTAAGGAAGATTACTACCTTGGCAATGTCAGTATTAGTGTCAAATCCGACAAGGAAACCCGCGCCTACGTGAAGCTAACAGCCAAAGTTGATGCAAATAATGCTCCCGAGCTGCCAATCATTGAATTTCCGGCAAGTGGTGCCTTGGTCTATGACGACACAACAAATATTGTTTGGAGTTGTATAGATATTGACGGCGATAAATTGACATATGATGTCTATTGCGACACGGTCAATCCTCCGATATACAAAGTGGCAAATAGAATAAGCAAAAGCGAATTTCATGTGGAAAACCTTAAAGATTCGATGAAATATTATATTAGAATTGTAGCCTACGACATTTACGACGCAATGACAGAAAGCGACGTCTCGCATTTTACAACAAGGTTCAGAACACAATTTGATTTAAATGATGTCGAACTCTACCTATCATTCAACGGTCATACTTTAGACCAAGGGAAATATTTGCTCCAAACCGCACCTCACAATATTCAATTTGCTCAAGACCGCAACGGTGTTGAAGATGGTGCTGTCTATTTTAATGGTACATCGTCGAAAATATCAATACCGAGCGATTTGACAAATATTGGCGAAGATTATACCATAATGTTCTGGATATTTCCTGATAACTCAATGGGTAAAACTAATAAAACCGATAACAATATCTTTGGTAAATGGGGACCGATAGCTCCGGCAAATGCAAGCTATGTTTTCTACATTTACAGCACAAATACATTTTATTTCAGAGTGTGTGATGGCGAAAGTTACGAAAGTCATGTAAAGGCGCCAATACCCGCAAAAGCTATTTGGACGCATATTGCCATAGTTTCAAATAAGGGGAGAATGGTTTTATATGTAAATGGAAATATGATTTCAGAAATTGTATCCGGTAATCCGCAAAAATCCGGGCTACCATTGGTAATAGGCGCAAGCGACGACGGCTCCTCATATTTCAGAGGTAGAATTGATGAATTTTATATGCTCTCGAAACCACTTGACCATGTATCAATCAAAAAGATGATGCAGTATTAG
- a CDS encoding DUF4252 domain-containing protein, which translates to MTKLIHIAFFFFFATLFGYAQNESLDKLIEKFGSKEGFTTVSLNDPAVMLSEMSDVKDQGALKNALAGVENLKVLSFAIGKSKKPGEGLLFIKDVRKFQPGAGFSTIMNMNDKESNIKVMVKKQGEKISDFVMTVAGPQEAVIIWMNGTINLKQISTIGKLLNIKGADKIKDLE; encoded by the coding sequence ATGACAAAATTAATACACATTGCTTTTTTCTTTTTCTTTGCCACACTTTTTGGGTACGCTCAAAACGAATCGTTGGATAAATTAATCGAGAAATTTGGCTCCAAAGAGGGCTTCACTACGGTTAGTTTGAACGACCCTGCAGTAATGCTTTCGGAAATGTCGGATGTAAAAGACCAAGGAGCTCTCAAAAACGCCTTGGCAGGAGTCGAGAATCTTAAAGTGCTTTCGTTTGCCATCGGGAAATCAAAAAAGCCCGGTGAAGGTCTTTTATTTATCAAAGATGTCCGGAAATTCCAGCCAGGTGCAGGCTTTAGTACAATCATGAATATGAATGACAAAGAAAGCAACATCAAGGTAATGGTCAAAAAACAGGGCGAAAAAATCTCCGACTTCGTGATGACCGTTGCAGGACCACAAGAAGCTGTCATTATCTGGATGAACGGTACAATCAATCTCAAACAGATTTCGACCATCGGCAAATTGCTCAACATCAAGGGAGCAGACAAGATTAAAGATTTGGAGTAA
- a CDS encoding RNA polymerase sigma factor, producing the protein MEINEFTAKVMPVKDRLFRFAKRMLNNHDEAEDVVQDVMMKLWINRESLEKKQSVEAFAMAMTKNLCIDRFRSKHFQTVHSGLDITELNLQEKDISPLRKAELADAVEIVGKVVEQLPENLKMIVQLRDIEGLSYQEIAEIMDMNINTLKVNLSRARKKIREFLNNNYNYYYNEA; encoded by the coding sequence ATGGAAATAAACGAGTTTACGGCAAAGGTTATGCCGGTAAAAGACAGGTTGTTCAGATTTGCTAAGCGAATGTTGAACAATCATGACGAAGCTGAAGACGTGGTCCAGGATGTAATGATGAAATTATGGATTAACCGCGAATCTTTAGAGAAAAAACAGAGCGTGGAGGCGTTTGCTATGGCTATGACCAAAAACTTATGTATTGACAGATTCAGAAGCAAGCATTTCCAGACCGTACACTCGGGGTTAGACATTACGGAGTTAAATTTGCAGGAAAAAGATATATCGCCGCTCAGAAAAGCCGAATTAGCGGATGCAGTCGAAATTGTAGGAAAAGTAGTCGAACAATTGCCGGAGAATCTAAAGATGATTGTACAACTTAGAGACATCGAGGGACTCAGCTACCAAGAAATTGCCGAGATTATGGACATGAACATTAACACTTTGAAAGTAAATCTTTCCAGAGCAAGAAAAAAAATAAGAGAATTTTTGAATAACAATTATAATTATTACTACAATGAAGCATAA
- a CDS encoding inorganic pyrophosphatase: protein MDTLKDFWKLAGLRYKSHPWHGINIGEDAPDIVTVFVEVVPSDTLKYELDKETGYLKLDRPQKFSNIIPAPYGFVPQTYCWKSVADYCNDKTGRTDIIGDGDPLDICVLTERNIMYGNIILQAIPIGGFRMIDGGEADDKIIAVLKQDEVYSQWKDIADVPASLVTRLKHYFLTYKDMPGHQMQRCEITHTYGREEALKVIDLSRKDYTKKFGKLENKLSIAAMEAISFGQDLIQANKKK from the coding sequence ATGGATACACTGAAAGACTTTTGGAAATTAGCGGGATTACGCTACAAATCTCATCCTTGGCATGGTATTAACATTGGCGAGGATGCACCCGACATTGTGACTGTATTTGTCGAAGTAGTACCTTCGGACACTTTGAAGTATGAATTGGACAAGGAAACAGGGTATTTGAAACTCGACAGACCTCAAAAATTCTCTAACATTATCCCGGCTCCTTACGGTTTCGTGCCTCAGACTTATTGCTGGAAATCAGTGGCTGATTATTGCAATGACAAAACCGGACGAACTGACATTATCGGTGATGGCGACCCATTGGATATTTGCGTTCTGACCGAGCGGAATATAATGTATGGCAATATTATTCTTCAGGCTATCCCAATCGGTGGATTCAGGATGATTGACGGTGGAGAGGCAGACGATAAAATCATTGCTGTGCTTAAACAGGATGAAGTTTATTCGCAATGGAAAGATATTGCTGACGTTCCGGCTTCGCTGGTGACGCGTTTGAAGCACTATTTCCTTACTTATAAGGATATGCCCGGGCATCAGATGCAAAGATGCGAAATTACGCATACATACGGACGCGAAGAAGCACTCAAGGTAATTGATTTGAGCCGCAAAGATTATACTAAGAAATTCGGGAAATTGGAGAATAAGCTGTCAATAGCTGCTATGGAAGCGATTTCATTTGGGCAAGATTTGATACAAGCAAACAAGAAAAAGTAA
- a CDS encoding CNNM domain-containing protein, whose protein sequence is MEVPLILLLYVIGIGASLCSAILTYMSNDEINSLIERNYKKAQSLQYMQSEHDETLNPLLIVETGLYISSSVFLGYYLSEFGFGFVNLIAMLIATALILMFSRTIVYAFGAVSADSIGPAMTAIIKLYFYLGFPLYWVFSKMHDNIRGKSTSDESREEISALVESAHEDGLIEPGEYRILKNIMNFSEVYVTDVMTPRTVMFSFDADKTVDDVVNLPEIQMYSRFPIWEGESFDDGILGYVMSKDILLAALKGKGATKLRDFCREVYFIPENAELDTALERFLNRRQHLFVVVDEYGGVEGLISMEDVVETMLGVEIVDEVDKVVDLRLLAKQRRDNRIASKF, encoded by the coding sequence ATGGAAGTCCCTCTTATTTTGCTTCTTTACGTAATTGGCATTGGCGCATCACTGTGTTCGGCTATACTAACATACATGTCCAATGATGAAATCAACAGCCTTATAGAACGAAACTACAAAAAAGCACAATCCCTGCAATACATGCAATCCGAGCACGATGAAACACTCAATCCTTTGTTGATAGTCGAAACAGGATTGTATATCTCTTCATCCGTATTCTTAGGATATTATCTATCGGAATTCGGATTTGGATTTGTTAATCTAATTGCGATGTTAATAGCCACAGCATTGATATTAATGTTTTCAAGAACCATAGTTTATGCTTTTGGAGCGGTTTCTGCGGATTCAATTGGTCCGGCGATGACAGCAATCATCAAGTTGTATTTTTACTTGGGCTTCCCGCTATATTGGGTTTTTTCGAAGATGCACGATAATATTCGCGGAAAAAGCACAAGCGATGAAAGTCGTGAAGAAATTTCCGCTTTGGTTGAGTCTGCTCACGAGGATGGATTAATCGAACCCGGCGAATATAGAATTCTCAAAAATATAATGAATTTCAGCGAAGTTTATGTAACAGACGTTATGACTCCGCGAACTGTAATGTTTTCTTTTGATGCAGATAAAACGGTTGATGATGTAGTTAATTTGCCCGAAATTCAGATGTATTCGCGATTTCCAATATGGGAGGGCGAATCTTTTGATGACGGTATATTGGGCTATGTCATGTCCAAAGATATACTTCTTGCTGCGCTCAAGGGCAAAGGTGCCACTAAATTGAGAGATTTTTGCAGAGAAGTTTATTTTATTCCCGAAAATGCTGAATTGGACACCGCTCTTGAGAGATTCCTCAATCGCCGCCAGCATTTATTTGTTGTAGTGGACGAATATGGTGGCGTAGAAGGACTTATTTCCATGGAAGACGTCGTCGAAACTATGCTCGGCGTAGAAATTGTAGATGAGGTGGACAAAGTCGTTGACTTGCGATTGCTTGCCAAACAACGCCGAGATAATAGAATTGCATCAAAATTCTAA
- a CDS encoding OmpA family protein, whose protein sequence is MNQKIKYLLFSALVAVFFVLAAQVSFSQSVHSSITSGKKFIVYFGEDSTHITLDAAEVLDKMVAHGKKNKGQRFLITGFFHEYETDGLAERRAEAVKKYCMMLGMPESQILTRHAKQLLAQNEEGIFEDEDRIKTRRAELMFIDAP, encoded by the coding sequence ATGAACCAAAAAATTAAATATTTGTTATTTTCAGCACTCGTTGCTGTTTTCTTTGTGCTTGCCGCTCAAGTAAGTTTTAGCCAAAGTGTGCATTCTTCAATTACCTCAGGTAAAAAATTCATCGTTTACTTTGGCGAAGATTCGACACATATCACTCTTGATGCAGCTGAAGTTTTAGACAAAATGGTCGCTCACGGCAAGAAAAATAAAGGGCAAAGGTTTCTGATTACAGGCTTTTTCCACGAATATGAAACGGATGGATTAGCTGAAAGAAGAGCCGAAGCTGTCAAAAAATATTGTATGATGCTCGGAATGCCAGAATCACAAATACTCACCAGGCACGCAAAGCAATTATTGGCTCAAAATGAAGAGGGCATATTTGAAGACGAAGACCGTATCAAAACCCGTAGAGCTGAATTGATGTTTATTGACGCACCTTAA